Genomic DNA from Clostridium sp. BJN0013:
TTCATGAAAAAAAACTACCACAGCTGTATAAATAAGCTGCCCTTTATAACCTATGACAATCAAAAGTATTATATAGGGAATAAAATATTTATTTATTTTAATCACAAAAATACCTCTTAAAATTTATTTTTCCCCATTAATCCTAAGTTCCTTAACTGTATTTTTTATTCTATCTTCAATATAGTTTATATTGATACTATTTAATTGAGTTTTTAATTTACTATAGTTATAATTTTGATTTATTATGCTCTTAGAATAATTATATACACTTTTAGCCTGAGGATTTGAAGCTACTTTACATAATATAATAAATATAAATAATACCAATACTCCTATTAGATCTCTTATGATTCTTCTAACTAAATAGTTTCCTTTTTTATTGAAATAATTCTCTTTATTGGATACTCTTTCTCTATAATAAGGTGAATAATTAAGTTTTCTCCTTAATGAACCATAATATTTTTCATATTCTGAATCATAATATCCCACAACATCCTCCTTTTTAAATAACGTGCTACTTAATATATATTTAAATGTTACTATATTTATGACTAGAAATTATGGGTAGGTATATCAATGAAACCTTAATATAAATTAATACAAAAGACTTTATAACATACATAACTACTATCTTTTAAACATTATTTATTTTAACTTTTAAATATCTTAAAAATTAATCTTCTTTCTTCTCATACCTATATTCAAAATTAACGATATACTTATAAAAGCTGCCAAAATAGAACTTCCCCCATAACTCATAAAAGGTAATGTAATGCCTGTTATAGGTAATAAACCTATGGTCATGCCTACATTTTGAAAGATAGAAAATAACATAGAAGATACAATACCTACACACACCATAGAACCAAATATATCCTTAGATTCTCTGGCTATATTTATAGAACGATATATTACAATTCCATAAAA
This window encodes:
- a CDS encoding endopeptidase gives rise to the protein MGYYDSEYEKYYGSLRRKLNYSPYYRERVSNKENYFNKKGNYLVRRIIRDLIGVLVLFIFIILCKVASNPQAKSVYNYSKSIINQNYNYSKLKTQLNSININYIEDRIKNTVKELRINGEK